A single genomic interval of Longimicrobium sp. harbors:
- a CDS encoding DUF1028 domain-containing protein has product MRPIRLALALLAMAPAALDAQTPARPLRPVATYSIVARDSATGEMGVAVQSHWFSVGTAVPWAEAGVGAVATQSFVESSYGPLGLELMRLGRSGPEALRALVSTDADSAVRQVAMIDARGRVAAWTGGRNIQAAGNHVGRGYSTQANLMDRATVWDAMARAYESARGDLAERLLQALEAAQREGGDIRGRQSAAIIVVSPTNTGRPWVDRVVDLRVEDSPEPLRELRRLVTLSRVYRSLNEGDAAVTRNELDAAAAAYGRATSILPDSATNGEAVFWTGISFASAGKVEQAIPYLRRAYAVWPKWAELVRRLPAAGLLPKDDALVERLVREMTAGR; this is encoded by the coding sequence ATGCGCCCGATCCGCCTCGCCCTCGCCCTCCTCGCCATGGCCCCGGCTGCGCTGGACGCGCAGACGCCGGCGCGGCCGCTGCGCCCCGTCGCCACCTACTCCATCGTCGCGCGCGATTCGGCCACGGGGGAGATGGGAGTGGCGGTGCAGTCGCACTGGTTCTCGGTGGGAACGGCGGTGCCGTGGGCCGAGGCGGGGGTGGGCGCCGTCGCCACGCAGTCGTTCGTCGAATCCTCTTACGGCCCGCTGGGGCTGGAATTGATGCGGCTGGGCCGGAGCGGCCCCGAGGCGCTGCGCGCCCTCGTCTCCACCGACGCCGACTCGGCGGTGCGGCAGGTGGCGATGATCGACGCGCGCGGCCGCGTCGCCGCGTGGACGGGCGGGCGCAACATCCAGGCGGCGGGAAACCACGTCGGCCGCGGCTACTCCACGCAGGCCAACCTGATGGACCGCGCCACGGTGTGGGACGCCATGGCGCGCGCCTACGAGTCCGCGCGCGGCGACCTGGCCGAGCGGCTGCTGCAGGCGCTCGAGGCCGCGCAGCGCGAGGGCGGCGACATCCGCGGCCGCCAGTCCGCCGCCATCATCGTCGTCTCCCCCACGAACACAGGGCGGCCGTGGGTGGACCGTGTCGTGGACCTGCGGGTGGAGGACAGCCCCGAACCGCTGCGCGAGCTGCGGCGGCTGGTTACGCTGAGCCGCGTCTACCGCTCGCTGAACGAGGGCGACGCGGCGGTCACGCGCAACGAGCTGGACGCGGCCGCGGCGGCGTACGGCCGCGCCACCAGCATCCTTCCCGATTCGGCGACGAACGGCGAGGCGGTGTTCTGGACGGGGATCAGCTTCGCCAGCGCGGGGAAGGTGGAGCAGGCGATCCCGTATCTGCGCCGCGCGTACGCCGTGTGGCCGAAGTGGGCCGAGCTGGTGCGCCGCCTTCCCGCCGCCGGCCTGCTGCCGAAGGACGACGCGCTGGTCGAACGCCTGGTGCGCGAGATGACGGCGGGGCGGTAA
- a CDS encoding S8 family serine peptidase, translating into MAETEGSPRVLVGMIDGPVDVTHPDLAGAPISSVGTGTGAACRVSGSEACHHGTFVAGILAARRGGQAPAICPGCPLRVRPIFCEAATIDACPVVTADELAQAVAECVDAGVKVLNMSLGLTSSTLADAPALREALGYAAGRGVLLVAAAGNGGGIGPVPLFRHPAVLPVAACDAAGRPLPTSNLGVGVGRGGLLAPGTLRSTVPGGGYRQMSGTSAAAALVSGAAALLWSLHPGAPAAALRSALLRPGTRRGSIVPPLLDVAQSRAALAAAHPQRIAR; encoded by the coding sequence ATGGCCGAAACCGAGGGAAGCCCGCGGGTGCTGGTGGGAATGATCGACGGGCCGGTGGACGTGACCCACCCCGACCTGGCGGGGGCGCCGATCTCCAGCGTGGGCACGGGCACCGGCGCCGCCTGCCGGGTCAGCGGGAGCGAGGCGTGCCACCACGGCACCTTCGTGGCCGGGATCCTGGCGGCGCGCCGCGGCGGCCAGGCGCCGGCGATCTGCCCGGGGTGCCCGCTGCGGGTGAGGCCGATCTTCTGCGAGGCGGCCACCATCGACGCCTGCCCCGTGGTGACCGCCGACGAGCTGGCGCAGGCCGTGGCCGAGTGCGTGGACGCCGGAGTCAAGGTGCTGAACATGAGCCTGGGACTGACCAGCAGCACGCTGGCCGACGCGCCCGCCCTGCGCGAGGCCCTGGGGTACGCGGCCGGGCGCGGGGTGCTGCTGGTGGCCGCCGCGGGGAACGGCGGCGGCATCGGGCCGGTGCCCCTCTTCCGCCACCCCGCCGTGCTCCCGGTGGCCGCGTGCGACGCGGCGGGAAGGCCGCTCCCGACGTCGAACCTGGGGGTGGGGGTGGGGCGCGGCGGGCTGCTGGCGCCGGGCACGCTGCGGAGCACCGTTCCCGGCGGCGGATACCGGCAGATGAGCGGCACCAGCGCCGCCGCCGCCCTGGTGAGCGGCGCCGCGGCCCTGCTCTGGTCGCTGCACCCCGGCGCCCCCGCCGCCGCCCTGCGCTCCGCGCTGCTGCGCCCGGGAACGCGCCGCGGCAGCATCGTTCCACCGCTCCTTGACGTCGCGCAAAGCCGGGCGGCGCTTGCCGCCGCACACCCTCAGCGCATCGCGAGATGA
- a CDS encoding M28 family peptidase: MRATRIPTLALAALALAAGAARAQAPGAITPNEIDGHLRFLSSDLLEGRAPATRGGRLAAEYIASQLRAFGVQPAGDNGTYFQRVPIDIVGADASTIRIAASGKATGTLRYPDDVVVWGGSAAEQSSANAEVVFVGYGAAAPEFRWDDFKNVDVRGKILMVLVNDPPAPAGEPNLFGGRAMTYYGRWTYKFEEAERRGAAGMLIVHTTEQAGYPWHTVVGSWAKEQRMLPRDPKLPAPLAFRGWITDSAATSLLRQAGLDLAVLRRQAATRGFRPVPTGITLNVGFRNSVQHLESENVVGVVRGGDAQLRDQYVALSAHWDHLGIGPAVSGDSIYNGAADNASGVADLLAAARAAAERPAPKRSLLFVFVTAEESGLLGSESFAQRPTVPAASIVANLNVDGGNLLGTTRDFRVLGEYKSTLGPSFARLVAGHGWKLSPDEHPERGYFYRSDHFSFAKAGVPAVSIGAGSDFEGKPAGWGVQQEEDYTAHRYHQPSDEYRPDFDLRGAVQLSTLVLDFATEIANGAELPRWNPDAEFASVRR, from the coding sequence ATGCGAGCCACACGCATACCCACGCTCGCTCTGGCCGCCCTCGCGCTGGCTGCGGGCGCGGCGCGGGCCCAGGCGCCGGGCGCCATCACGCCCAACGAGATCGACGGGCACCTCCGCTTCCTCTCGTCGGACCTGCTGGAAGGACGCGCTCCCGCCACCCGCGGCGGCCGCCTGGCCGCCGAGTACATCGCCAGCCAGCTCCGCGCCTTCGGCGTGCAGCCCGCGGGCGACAATGGCACCTACTTCCAGCGCGTTCCCATCGACATCGTCGGCGCCGACGCGTCCACCATCAGGATCGCCGCGTCCGGCAAGGCGACGGGGACGCTGCGGTATCCGGACGACGTCGTCGTGTGGGGCGGATCCGCGGCGGAGCAGTCGAGCGCGAACGCCGAGGTCGTGTTCGTGGGCTACGGCGCCGCCGCGCCCGAGTTCCGCTGGGACGACTTCAAGAACGTGGACGTGCGCGGCAAGATCCTGATGGTGCTGGTGAACGATCCCCCCGCGCCGGCCGGCGAGCCCAACCTGTTCGGCGGCCGGGCGATGACCTACTACGGCCGCTGGACCTACAAGTTCGAGGAGGCCGAGCGCCGCGGCGCCGCGGGGATGCTGATCGTGCACACCACCGAGCAGGCGGGCTATCCCTGGCACACCGTCGTCGGCTCGTGGGCCAAGGAGCAGCGCATGCTCCCGCGCGATCCGAAGCTGCCGGCGCCGCTGGCGTTCCGCGGCTGGATCACCGACAGCGCGGCCACGTCGCTGCTGCGGCAGGCGGGGCTCGATCTCGCCGTGCTCCGCCGGCAGGCCGCCACCCGCGGCTTCCGCCCGGTGCCCACGGGCATCACGCTGAACGTGGGCTTCCGCAACAGCGTGCAGCACCTGGAGAGCGAGAACGTCGTCGGGGTCGTACGGGGCGGCGACGCGCAGCTGCGCGACCAGTACGTGGCCCTCAGCGCGCACTGGGACCACCTGGGGATCGGCCCCGCGGTGAGCGGCGACTCGATCTACAACGGCGCGGCCGACAACGCCTCGGGCGTGGCCGATCTCCTCGCGGCCGCCCGCGCGGCGGCAGAGCGGCCGGCGCCGAAGCGCTCGCTCCTCTTCGTCTTCGTCACCGCCGAGGAGAGCGGGCTGCTGGGCTCCGAGTCGTTCGCGCAGCGCCCCACCGTCCCCGCCGCGAGCATCGTCGCCAACCTGAACGTGGACGGCGGCAACCTCCTGGGCACGACGCGCGACTTCCGCGTGCTGGGCGAGTACAAGTCCACGCTCGGCCCGTCGTTCGCGCGGCTGGTGGCGGGCCACGGCTGGAAGCTGTCGCCGGACGAGCACCCCGAGCGCGGGTATTTCTACCGCTCGGACCACTTCTCCTTCGCCAAGGCGGGCGTCCCGGCCGTGTCCATCGGCGCGGGGAGCGACTTCGAGGGGAAGCCGGCGGGATGGGGCGTGCAGCAGGAGGAGGACTACACCGCGCACCGCTATCACCAGCCGTCGGACGAGTACCGGCCGGACTTCGACCTGCGCGGCGCGGTGCAGCTCTCCACGCTGGTGCTGGACTTCGCGACGGAGATCGCCAACGGCGCCGAGCTGCCGCGCTGGAACCCCGACGCCGAGTTCGCTTCCGTCCGGAGATAG
- a CDS encoding type 1 glutamine amidotransferase domain-containing protein, whose translation MAGRLQGKKVAILVTDGFEQVEMTEPRRALQDEGAETVLVSPKDGRVKGWQHTEWGDEFPVDRPLASARADDFDALLLPGGVMNPDHLRQDRQAVEFVRDFFEAHKPVAAICHGPWMLAEAGVVEGRKVTSYPSIQTDLKNAGADWVDEEVVTDQGLVTSRKPDDIPAFNRKMVEEFAEGRHDRQHA comes from the coding sequence ATGGCTGGAAGGCTGCAGGGAAAGAAGGTGGCGATCCTGGTCACCGACGGCTTCGAGCAGGTGGAGATGACCGAGCCGCGCAGGGCGCTTCAGGACGAGGGCGCCGAGACGGTGCTGGTGTCGCCGAAGGACGGCCGGGTGAAGGGATGGCAGCACACGGAGTGGGGCGACGAGTTCCCCGTCGACCGCCCCTTGGCGTCGGCGCGCGCGGACGACTTCGACGCGCTGCTCCTTCCGGGCGGCGTGATGAACCCCGACCACCTGCGGCAGGACCGGCAGGCGGTGGAGTTCGTGCGCGACTTCTTCGAGGCGCACAAGCCCGTCGCGGCCATCTGCCACGGGCCGTGGATGCTGGCCGAGGCCGGCGTGGTGGAGGGGCGGAAGGTCACGTCCTATCCGTCGATCCAGACGGACCTGAAGAACGCGGGCGCGGACTGGGTGGACGAGGAGGTGGTGACGGACCAGGGCCTCGTCACCAGCCGCAAGCCCGACGACATCCCCGCCTTCAACCGCAAGATGGTGGAGGAGTTCGCCGAGGGCCGCCACGACCGCCAGCACGCCTGA
- a CDS encoding LamG-like jellyroll fold domain-containing protein, whose protein sequence is MFATPPTTVPRFAPLLEAELRFDGVDDVVVARLPTPALEQGFTVIFRVDLAELVEEGRNAGVLGIAGAVEQGAWWRVEAAVGQPMQLRVRYNATEVVVPLDGLVPLDGRRARIFVATVYDAAAMALTVTAGGRMSVTVYRNSGADPIQGATAPVTIGHTDAQGDLHFPGSISRVRLFGRALSAAEVAAASAWNGFAASTAEPGLLGDWRMNEGYGPLAFDYAQPADRERHDGDLGGGVPEAAPAWVVARG, encoded by the coding sequence GTGTTCGCCACGCCGCCCACCACCGTGCCCCGCTTTGCGCCGCTGCTCGAGGCGGAGCTGCGCTTCGACGGCGTGGACGACGTGGTGGTGGCCCGCCTTCCCACGCCGGCGCTGGAACAGGGCTTCACGGTGATCTTCCGCGTCGACCTGGCCGAGCTGGTGGAGGAGGGGCGCAACGCCGGGGTGCTGGGGATCGCCGGCGCCGTGGAGCAGGGCGCGTGGTGGCGGGTGGAGGCCGCGGTCGGCCAGCCGATGCAGCTGCGCGTGCGCTACAACGCCACCGAGGTGGTGGTGCCGCTGGACGGGCTGGTGCCCCTGGACGGGCGGCGCGCCCGGATCTTCGTGGCCACCGTGTACGACGCGGCCGCGATGGCCCTGACCGTGACGGCGGGGGGGAGGATGTCGGTCACCGTGTACCGGAACTCGGGCGCCGACCCCATCCAGGGCGCCACCGCGCCGGTGACCATCGGCCACACGGACGCCCAGGGCGACCTGCACTTTCCCGGCTCGATCTCGCGGGTGCGGCTGTTCGGGCGCGCGCTGTCGGCGGCCGAGGTGGCCGCCGCGTCGGCGTGGAACGGGTTCGCGGCGTCGACGGCCGAGCCCGGGCTGCTGGGCGACTGGCGGATGAACGAGGGCTACGGCCCGCTGGCCTTCGACTACGCGCAGCCGGCGGACCGCGAGCGCCACGACGGCGACCTGGGCGGCGGCGTGCCCGAGGCGGCGCCGGCCTGGGTGGTGGCGCGCGGATAG
- a CDS encoding DUF4186 domain-containing protein translates to MTDPRELDDVFARLAKSAFRRRQRLGDGDLAYLRRRGMETVLRHADEMIAARLAPARPPNDGKQTPMRGHPVFVAQHATGTCCRGCLAKWHHIPKGREMTDDERRYVVSVLARWLGEQDRAAPPSSDEDRLDGDQLGLGM, encoded by the coding sequence ATGACCGATCCACGGGAGCTCGACGACGTCTTCGCCCGCCTCGCGAAGTCAGCCTTCCGCCGGCGCCAGCGGCTGGGGGACGGCGACCTCGCCTATCTGCGCCGCAGGGGGATGGAGACGGTGCTGCGCCACGCGGACGAGATGATCGCCGCCCGCCTCGCCCCCGCGCGGCCGCCGAACGACGGGAAGCAGACGCCGATGCGCGGCCACCCCGTCTTCGTCGCCCAGCACGCCACCGGCACGTGCTGCCGCGGCTGCCTCGCGAAGTGGCACCACATCCCCAAGGGGCGGGAGATGACGGACGACGAGCGCCGCTACGTCGTTTCCGTCCTCGCCCGCTGGCTGGGCGAGCAGGATCGCGCCGCGCCGCCGTCGTCCGACGAAGATCGGCTCGACGGAGATCAGCTCGGGCTGGGGATGTAG
- a CDS encoding DUF3072 domain-containing protein — translation MTDKRTAEMASEGNMIKDPDDWVTGDEPMTGAQRSYLHTLAEEAGEEVDDGGLTKAEASKMIDELQEKTGRGV, via the coding sequence ATGACCGACAAGCGCACGGCGGAGATGGCCTCCGAGGGCAACATGATCAAGGACCCGGACGACTGGGTGACCGGCGACGAGCCGATGACCGGCGCCCAGCGCTCGTATCTCCACACTCTGGCCGAGGAGGCGGGCGAGGAGGTCGACGACGGCGGGCTGACCAAGGCCGAGGCGTCGAAGATGATCGACGAGCTGCAGGAGAAGACCGGGCGCGGCGTGTAG
- a CDS encoding ester cyclase, whose translation MTETRTARPEQLALEFLGRVWGPAHELDAIDELMTEDYAITTGGRVIRGREAFKAWVRDFQAVLGDARTDSVEAFANAAGDRIVSRWVCTGTNRGILGLPADGRRISFTGIAIWRVRDGRLAECWVERSAWELYQELTS comes from the coding sequence ATGACGGAGACCAGAACGGCTCGGCCGGAGCAGCTCGCGCTCGAGTTCCTAGGGCGGGTGTGGGGGCCGGCGCACGAGCTCGACGCCATCGACGAGCTGATGACGGAGGACTACGCGATCACCACCGGCGGGCGGGTGATCCGGGGTCGCGAGGCGTTCAAGGCGTGGGTGCGCGACTTCCAGGCGGTGCTCGGCGACGCGCGCACGGACAGCGTCGAGGCGTTCGCGAACGCGGCGGGCGACCGCATCGTCTCGCGCTGGGTGTGCACGGGAACGAACCGGGGGATCCTCGGCCTCCCCGCGGACGGGCGGCGCATCTCCTTCACCGGCATCGCCATCTGGCGCGTGCGCGACGGGCGGCTGGCGGAGTGCTGGGTGGAGCGCAGTGCGTGGGAGCTGTACCAGGAGCTGACGTCGTAG
- a CDS encoding Ig-like domain-containing protein, with protein sequence MPATPVSTVLQCTAEVQPRLVSCTSASPAGGVAGDLLLGGQNVNVKLRSSNVQLSGGVLSADVTVQNLLPRAMGTTDGVTPSPAGTRVFFASGPTVTAGSGTATVANADGTGAFTAAGQKYFQYDGILAPGATSGAKSWQFQLSAGVTQFVFTVYVSTALPGENGYIRLDPFNSRVAPGGTKFLSSWIVSAAGTESQSSSLTWTSSDTTVATVSGGTVTAKAEGTAVITASDGVRSGTATITVGPVDTSAPTLSAFSFTPGTVAAGDSVTFTMSASDAGTGMRLAQVQLTSPGGASMRLCSATTPASGTPAAGSYACRITIPVGAEAGTWTVSSVQLVDHAGKVLQLLTASLAARHYATTIAVSDPAPDATAPSLNGFTLSPAPVTAGDSVTATFTTADAGSGVETAIVTLYNAASDRGVTCATSTPATGTAASGTFQCRMGISSGAANGTWAVTSLQVTDRAGNNTSFTAAQLAGRGFTSSVAVSGGTNDTNKPTLTSFSVTPAATSADSVTVTVGVADPGSGAGTIYAEIRSPVSSETITCQSAAPVMGTRANGTFACKAGFPAGAPAGTWTVNHLELTDTAGNQRVYAAGDLQAFGYTPTVTLLP encoded by the coding sequence GTGCCGGCCACCCCGGTGTCGACCGTGCTGCAATGCACGGCCGAGGTGCAGCCGCGCCTGGTGAGCTGCACCAGCGCGTCACCCGCGGGCGGCGTGGCGGGCGACCTGCTGCTGGGCGGGCAGAACGTGAACGTGAAGCTGCGCTCCAGCAACGTGCAGCTGTCCGGCGGCGTGCTGAGCGCCGACGTCACCGTTCAGAACCTGCTCCCCCGCGCCATGGGCACGACGGACGGCGTCACCCCGTCGCCGGCCGGCACGCGCGTGTTCTTCGCCTCGGGGCCCACGGTCACCGCCGGGAGCGGCACCGCCACGGTGGCCAACGCCGACGGCACCGGCGCGTTCACCGCGGCGGGGCAGAAGTACTTCCAGTACGACGGGATCCTGGCGCCGGGCGCCACCTCAGGCGCGAAGAGCTGGCAGTTCCAGCTCTCCGCCGGCGTCACGCAGTTCGTCTTCACCGTCTACGTGTCCACCGCCCTGCCGGGCGAGAACGGCTACATCCGCCTGGACCCGTTCAACTCGCGCGTGGCGCCGGGTGGAACGAAGTTCCTGAGCTCCTGGATCGTCAGCGCCGCCGGCACCGAGTCGCAGAGCTCGTCGCTGACCTGGACCAGCTCCGACACGACCGTGGCCACCGTCTCCGGCGGCACGGTGACGGCGAAGGCCGAGGGGACGGCGGTGATCACCGCCAGCGACGGCGTCCGCAGCGGGACCGCCACCATCACCGTGGGCCCGGTCGACACCTCGGCGCCCACCCTCAGCGCGTTTTCGTTCACCCCGGGCACGGTGGCCGCGGGCGACTCGGTGACGTTCACGATGTCGGCCTCCGACGCGGGGACGGGGATGCGCCTGGCGCAGGTGCAGCTCACCAGTCCCGGCGGCGCCAGCATGCGGCTGTGCAGCGCCACCACGCCGGCGAGCGGCACGCCGGCGGCCGGCTCGTACGCGTGCCGCATCACCATTCCCGTGGGCGCCGAAGCGGGGACGTGGACCGTCTCGTCGGTCCAGCTCGTTGACCATGCCGGCAAAGTGCTGCAGCTCCTCACCGCCAGCCTGGCCGCGCGGCACTACGCCACCACCATCGCCGTCAGCGACCCCGCGCCGGATGCCACGGCGCCGTCGCTGAACGGCTTCACCCTTTCGCCCGCGCCCGTAACGGCGGGAGACTCGGTGACGGCCACGTTCACCACGGCCGACGCGGGAAGCGGGGTAGAGACGGCGATCGTCACGCTCTACAACGCCGCGTCGGACCGCGGCGTCACCTGCGCCACGTCCACCCCGGCCACGGGGACGGCGGCCAGTGGCACCTTCCAGTGCCGGATGGGGATCTCGTCCGGCGCGGCCAACGGCACCTGGGCGGTGACCAGCCTCCAGGTGACGGACCGCGCGGGAAACAACACCAGCTTCACCGCGGCGCAGCTCGCGGGGCGCGGCTTCACCTCGTCGGTGGCGGTCAGCGGCGGCACCAACGACACCAACAAGCCCACGCTGACCTCGTTCAGCGTGACCCCCGCGGCCACGTCGGCCGACTCGGTGACCGTCACCGTTGGCGTGGCGGACCCGGGGAGCGGCGCGGGCACCATCTACGCCGAGATCCGCAGCCCCGTGTCGAGCGAGACCATCACCTGCCAGAGCGCGGCGCCAGTCATGGGAACGCGCGCCAACGGCACCTTCGCCTGCAAGGCCGGCTTCCCGGCGGGTGCGCCGGCGGGCACCTGGACGGTGAACCACCTGGAGCTGACCGACACCGCCGGCAACCAGCGCGTCTACGCCGCCGGCGACCTGCAGGCGTTCGGCTACACGCCGACGGTGACGCTGCTCCCGTAG